The Barnesiella intestinihominis YIT 11860 genome includes a window with the following:
- a CDS encoding pseudouridine synthase has product MESEKRAKRPRIGMSNREGATERYEKVEYRRNGGEEGHSSYSANAERPYYPRNNYGDGGNRSYGNERPNNYGNRQGGYSNNRQGNYGNNRRNNNYNNTPRYNQDYNRNNEVGEGFQQPYGESERPRYPKQNNRPGGYNNRGYNNRGGYNQNRQQSRRNNKVFSRPQRIEYELPEVDPNEPIRLNKFMANAGICSRREADEFIQAGEVLVNGVAVTELGTKITRNDTVTFRGKVVTLERKIYVLLNKPKDCVTTSDDPQGRLTVMDIVRNACTERIYPVGRLDRNTTGVLLLTNDGDLASKLTHPKFIKKKIYHVWLDRDVSEEDMQRIADGIELEDGPIQPDAVSYANETDMNQVGIEIHSGRNRIVRRIFEALGYRVVKLDRVYFAGLTKKNLQRGRWRYLTQQEVNMLQMGSFE; this is encoded by the coding sequence ATGGAAAGCGAAAAAAGAGCTAAGCGTCCGCGCATCGGAATGTCGAACCGCGAAGGTGCGACCGAGCGATATGAAAAAGTAGAGTACAGAAGAAATGGAGGAGAAGAGGGACACTCCTCGTACAGTGCGAATGCGGAAAGACCATACTATCCCCGCAATAACTATGGAGATGGAGGAAATCGTTCTTACGGTAACGAGCGTCCTAACAACTATGGTAATCGTCAGGGAGGGTATAGTAATAACCGTCAGGGCAATTACGGAAACAACCGTCGGAACAATAACTACAACAATACTCCGAGGTATAATCAGGATTATAATCGTAATAACGAAGTGGGAGAGGGGTTTCAGCAGCCTTATGGAGAAAGCGAGAGACCTCGTTATCCGAAGCAAAACAATCGCCCGGGCGGATATAATAACCGGGGGTATAATAATCGCGGAGGATATAATCAGAATCGCCAGCAATCGCGTCGGAATAATAAGGTGTTCAGCCGCCCGCAGCGCATCGAATATGAATTGCCAGAGGTGGATCCGAATGAACCGATTCGTCTGAATAAATTTATGGCTAATGCAGGGATCTGTTCCCGTCGTGAGGCCGACGAATTTATTCAAGCCGGAGAAGTGTTGGTCAACGGGGTTGCCGTGACCGAACTGGGAACGAAGATTACCCGTAATGATACGGTGACATTCCGTGGCAAGGTGGTGACTTTGGAACGTAAGATTTACGTATTGTTGAATAAACCTAAGGATTGTGTGACTACATCGGACGATCCACAAGGACGACTCACGGTGATGGATATCGTGCGTAACGCTTGTACCGAACGTATTTATCCGGTGGGACGTCTCGACCGCAACACGACCGGTGTGTTACTGCTGACGAACGATGGCGACCTTGCATCGAAACTGACGCACCCGAAGTTTATCAAGAAAAAGATATACCATGTGTGGCTCGACCGAGATGTGAGCGAGGAGGATATGCAACGAATCGCCGATGGTATAGAATTGGAAGACGGCCCTATACAGCCCGATGCCGTAAGTTATGCCAACGAGACGGATATGAACCAAGTGGGTATCGAGATTCATTCGGGTCGGAATCGTATCGTGCGTCGTATTTTCGAAGCCTTAGGGTATCGTGTGGTTAAACTCGACCGGGTTTATTTCGCTGGGCTTACCAAGAAGAACTTGCAACGGGGGCGTTGGCGTTACCTCACTCAGCAAGAGGTGAACATGTTGCAGATGGGTTCATTCGAATAA
- the asnS gene encoding asparagine--tRNA ligase: METMKRTKVVDAFDASLYGTKVNVKGWVRTRRGNKNVNFIAVNDGSTIKNIQVVVDLSKFSEAEMKPITTGACISVIGTLVESQGKGQQAEIQADSIELYGGADPDVYPLQKKGHTLEFLREIAHLRPRTNTFGAVLRIRHNMAYAIHKYFNDRGFFYLNTPLITGSDCEGAGAMFQVTTLDLNQVPKTEDGAVDYSEDFFGKPTSLTVSGQLEGELGAMSLGAIYTFGPTFRAENSNTPRHLAEFWMVEPEVAFNEIGENMDLAEDFLKYLIRYALDHCQDDLEFLCQMYDKELIDRLKFVVDNDFVRLPYTEGVKILEESGHKFEYPVYWGADLQSEHERFLVEEHFKKPVILTDYPKEIKAFYMKMNDDGKTVRAMDVLFPRIGEIIGGSQREENYDKLLARIEELHIPMKDMWWYLDTRRFGTAPHSGFGLGFERLLLFVTGMTNIRDVIPFPRTPKNAEF, translated from the coding sequence ATGGAAACAATGAAAAGAACCAAAGTCGTCGATGCATTTGATGCATCTCTTTACGGGACAAAAGTAAATGTAAAGGGTTGGGTGCGTACGCGCCGTGGCAATAAAAATGTGAATTTTATTGCCGTGAACGACGGTTCTACCATTAAAAATATACAGGTCGTGGTGGACCTCTCCAAATTTTCGGAAGCGGAGATGAAACCGATAACGACCGGTGCTTGTATTAGTGTCATCGGTACATTGGTGGAGTCGCAAGGTAAAGGTCAGCAGGCCGAGATACAGGCCGATAGCATAGAGCTTTACGGCGGCGCCGACCCCGATGTATATCCGTTGCAGAAGAAAGGGCATACGCTGGAATTTTTACGGGAAATCGCACATTTGCGTCCTCGTACGAATACATTTGGAGCAGTGTTGCGTATCCGTCACAATATGGCTTATGCCATTCACAAATATTTCAACGATCGGGGATTTTTCTATTTGAATACTCCGTTAATTACGGGTAGCGACTGCGAAGGTGCAGGAGCTATGTTTCAAGTAACGACTCTCGACTTGAACCAAGTACCTAAGACCGAGGACGGAGCGGTGGATTATAGCGAGGATTTCTTCGGCAAACCTACCAGCCTCACTGTATCGGGACAGCTCGAAGGTGAATTGGGTGCGATGTCTTTGGGCGCGATTTATACGTTCGGCCCTACGTTCCGCGCCGAGAATTCGAATACACCGCGTCACTTGGCCGAGTTTTGGATGGTAGAGCCGGAAGTCGCTTTCAATGAAATCGGAGAGAACATGGATTTGGCGGAGGATTTCCTCAAATACCTGATTCGTTATGCGCTCGATCACTGTCAGGACGACCTCGAATTTTTATGCCAAATGTACGACAAGGAATTGATCGACCGATTGAAGTTCGTCGTGGATAACGATTTTGTGCGGTTGCCGTACACCGAGGGTGTAAAAATTTTGGAAGAGTCGGGCCATAAATTCGAATATCCAGTCTATTGGGGCGCCGATTTGCAGAGCGAACATGAGCGTTTCTTGGTAGAGGAACATTTCAAGAAACCGGTTATCCTCACCGATTATCCGAAAGAGATAAAGGCTTTTTATATGAAAATGAACGACGATGGCAAGACGGTTCGGGCGATGGACGTGCTGTTCCCCCGTATCGGCGAGATTATCGGAGGTTCGCAGCGTGAGGAAAATTATGATAAGTTGCTTGCTCGTATCGAAGAGTTGCATATCCCGATGAAGGATATGTGGTGGTATCTCGATACCCGCCGTTTCGGTACGGCTCCCCACTCGGGTTTCGGGCTCGGATTCGAACGGTTGCTGTTGTTCGTTACGGGTATGACCAATATCCGCGACGTGATACCGTTCCCTCGTACACCGAAAAACGCAGAGTTTTAA